A single region of the Rhizobium sp. NLR16a genome encodes:
- the dnaN gene encoding DNA polymerase III subunit beta — translation MRITIERSNLLKSLNHVHRVVERRNTIPILSNVLLKADGQNLDMKATDLDLEITEATPASVEQAGATTVPAHLLYDIVRKLSDGSEVLLATSTDGGSMTVQSGRSKFSLQCLPESDFPDLTAGTFTHSFKLKATDLKMLIDRTQFAISTEETRYYLNGIFFHTIESNGELKLRAVATDGHRLARADVDAPSGSEGMPGIIIPRKTVGELQKLVDNPEAIVTVEVSDAKIRMTIGSIVLTSKLIDGTFPDYQRVIPTGNDKEMRVDCTTFAQAVDRVSTISSERGRAVKLALSEGQLMLTVNNPDSGSATEEVAVGYDTDAMEIGFNAKYLLDITAQLSGEEAIFLLADAGSPTLIRDTAGDDALYVLMPMRV, via the coding sequence ATGCGTATTACTATTGAGCGGTCAAACCTTCTGAAATCGCTGAACCACGTCCACCGTGTGGTCGAACGTCGCAACACGATCCCGATCCTGTCCAACGTACTGCTCAAGGCCGACGGCCAGAACCTCGACATGAAGGCGACCGACCTCGACCTCGAAATCACCGAGGCGACGCCGGCAAGCGTCGAACAAGCAGGCGCCACCACCGTTCCCGCCCATCTTCTCTACGACATCGTGCGCAAGCTTTCCGACGGCTCGGAAGTGCTGCTGGCGACCAGCACCGATGGCGGCTCGATGACCGTCCAGTCCGGCCGGTCGAAATTCTCGCTGCAGTGCCTGCCGGAATCCGATTTCCCGGATCTGACCGCCGGCACCTTCACGCATTCCTTCAAGCTGAAGGCGACCGATCTGAAGATGCTGATCGACCGCACCCAGTTCGCGATCTCGACGGAAGAGACACGTTATTATCTGAATGGCATCTTCTTCCACACGATCGAGAGCAATGGTGAGCTGAAGCTCAGGGCGGTCGCGACCGACGGCCACCGGCTGGCCCGCGCCGATGTCGACGCGCCGTCGGGCTCCGAGGGCATGCCCGGCATCATCATTCCGCGCAAGACGGTCGGCGAACTGCAGAAGCTGGTCGACAATCCGGAAGCAATCGTCACCGTCGAGGTTTCCGACGCCAAGATCCGCATGACGATCGGCTCGATCGTTCTGACCTCGAAACTGATCGACGGCACATTCCCGGATTACCAGCGCGTCATCCCCACCGGCAACGACAAGGAAATGCGCGTCGATTGCACGACCTTCGCCCAGGCCGTCGACCGCGTCTCGACGATCTCCTCCGAGCGCGGGCGCGCCGTGAAGCTGGCGCTGTCCGAAGGTCAGCTGATGCTGACCGTCAACAATCCGGATTCCGGCAGCGCCACGGAAGAAGTCGCCGTCGGCTACGACACGGATGCGATGGAAATCGGCTTCAACGCCAAATATCTGCTCGACATCACCGCGCAGCTTTCCGGCGAGGAAGCGATCTTCCTGCTGGCCGATGCCGGCTCGCCGACGCTGATCCGCGACACTGCCGGTGACGACGCGCTCTACGTCTTGATGCCGATGCGCGTCTGA
- a CDS encoding DUF72 domain-containing protein, translating to MKKTGAVRIGISGWTYAPWRGQFYPEGLPQKQELSYAARHFRSIEINGTFYGLQRPEIFGRWRDETPDDFVFAVKGPRFLTHVRRLREIEAPLANFFASGLLRLGPKLGPILWQFPANMFFDPDRFENFLSLLPHDHDAAITLAKRHDERLKQAWLKSDGHQPIRHAFEIRNDSFRSAEFIEMLRRHKAALVCADTVKWPLLMDITADFIYCRLHGSEQLYVSGYEDEALDLWAERIHAWAQGGEPENATRIVAPLPARAKGRDVYLYFDNTDKKLRAPVDAGHLSERLADLMPHTQRKAA from the coding sequence ATGAAAAAAACCGGAGCGGTGCGCATCGGCATTTCAGGCTGGACCTATGCGCCCTGGCGCGGGCAATTCTATCCGGAGGGACTGCCGCAGAAGCAGGAGCTTTCCTACGCCGCCCGTCACTTCCGCTCGATCGAGATCAACGGCACTTTCTACGGATTGCAGAGGCCCGAAATCTTCGGCCGCTGGCGGGATGAAACGCCTGACGATTTCGTCTTTGCGGTCAAGGGGCCGCGCTTCCTCACCCATGTGCGGCGATTGAGGGAGATCGAGGCGCCGCTTGCCAATTTCTTCGCCTCCGGCCTGCTCAGGCTCGGCCCCAAGCTCGGGCCGATCCTCTGGCAGTTTCCGGCCAATATGTTCTTCGATCCTGATCGCTTCGAAAATTTTCTGTCGTTGCTGCCGCATGATCACGATGCGGCGATAACGCTTGCCAAGCGGCATGACGAGCGCCTCAAACAGGCCTGGCTCAAAAGCGACGGACACCAGCCGATCCGCCATGCGTTCGAAATCCGCAACGACAGCTTCCGCTCAGCCGAGTTCATCGAGATGCTCCGGCGACACAAGGCGGCGCTCGTCTGCGCCGATACGGTGAAATGGCCGCTGCTGATGGATATCACCGCCGACTTCATCTATTGCCGCCTGCACGGCTCCGAACAGCTTTATGTCAGCGGTTATGAGGACGAAGCGCTCGATCTATGGGCCGAGCGCATCCACGCCTGGGCACAGGGCGGAGAACCGGAGAATGCGACGCGGATAGTTGCGCCGCTGCCGGCGCGCGCCAAGGGCCGCGACGTCTATCTTTATTTCGACAACACCGATAAGAAACTGCGCGCCCCTGTCGACGCTGGCCATTTGAGCGAAAGACTTGCCGACCTCATGCCTCATACCCAGCGAAAGGCCGCATGA
- the pmtA gene encoding phospholipid N-methyltransferase PmtA, which produces MRLRVKVKEHLGKRFDEEIRFFRGMMQGPKTVGSIVPTSSITAKRMASVIDMHSGLPVLELGPGTGAITKAILGRGVKPENLIAIEYSTDFHQHLLRTYPGVHFINGDAFDLQTTLGDYGDRTFDCVISCIPLLNFPMAMRVSLLESLLDRLPAGRPVVQISYGAISPIAANPDRYHIQHFDFVMRNIPPAQLWIYRRG; this is translated from the coding sequence ATGCGCTTACGGGTCAAGGTGAAGGAACACCTCGGGAAGAGATTTGATGAGGAAATCCGTTTCTTCCGGGGCATGATGCAGGGGCCGAAGACGGTAGGCTCGATCGTGCCGACCTCTTCGATTACCGCCAAGCGCATGGCCAGCGTCATCGATATGCATTCGGGGCTGCCGGTGCTGGAACTCGGCCCGGGCACGGGCGCCATCACCAAGGCCATCCTCGGCCGCGGCGTGAAACCGGAAAATCTCATCGCAATCGAATATTCGACGGATTTCCACCAGCATCTGCTGCGGACCTATCCCGGCGTGCACTTCATCAACGGCGATGCTTTCGATCTGCAGACCACGCTCGGCGACTACGGCGACCGGACGTTCGATTGCGTCATCTCCTGCATTCCGCTGCTGAATTTCCCGATGGCGATGCGCGTCTCGCTGCTCGAAAGCCTGCTCGACCGCCTGCCCGCCGGCCGACCGGTGGTGCAGATTTCCTATGGCGCGATCTCGCCGATCGCCGCCAATCCCGACCGCTATCACATTCAGCATTTCGACTTCGTCATGCGCAACATCCCGCCGGCGCAGCTCTGGATCTACCGGCGCGGTTGA
- a CDS encoding histidine phosphatase family protein, translating to MFGLYITHPQVKIDANVPVPKWGLSEVGSARARKAAESDWASRLTRIVCSDETKAIETAEILAAASGISVEIVHGMHENDRSATGFLPPPQFEEAANWFFANPEQSFKGWERAVDAQARIVAAVKAVLATHDAAAPIAFVGHGGVGTLLKCHLAGRPIARDRDQPAGGGNLYAFSLADLGLTCDWTSIENWRGDFTWMHASG from the coding sequence ATGTTCGGACTTTATATCACCCATCCGCAGGTCAAGATCGACGCGAATGTTCCGGTGCCGAAATGGGGCCTTTCCGAGGTCGGCTCCGCCCGCGCCCGCAAAGCTGCCGAGAGCGATTGGGCCAGCCGGCTGACCCGCATCGTCTGCAGCGACGAGACGAAGGCGATCGAAACGGCCGAAATCCTGGCGGCCGCCTCCGGCATCAGCGTCGAGATCGTCCATGGCATGCACGAGAACGACCGCTCGGCCACCGGCTTCCTGCCGCCGCCGCAGTTCGAAGAGGCGGCAAACTGGTTCTTTGCCAATCCGGAACAAAGCTTCAAAGGTTGGGAGCGCGCCGTCGACGCGCAGGCCCGCATCGTCGCGGCGGTCAAGGCCGTTCTCGCCACACATGATGCGGCCGCACCGATCGCCTTCGTCGGCCATGGCGGCGTCGGCACGCTGCTGAAATGCCATCTGGCGGGACGGCCGATCGCCCGCGACCGCGACCAGCCGGCCGGCGGCGGCAATCTCTATGCTTTCAGCCTTGCGGATCTCGGCCTGACATGCGACTGGACGTCCATCGAAAACTGGCGGGGTGACTTCACATGGATGCACGCGAGCGGTTGA
- the pyrF gene encoding orotidine-5'-phosphate decarboxylase: MDARERLIVGLDVPTIGEAEGLVSTLGDDILFYKIGYQLVFAGGLEFARDLAASGKKIFLDMKLLDIDNTVASGVENIAKMGMSMLTLHAYPKAMRAAVEAAAGSGLCLLGVTVLTSMDAEDLAEAGYSQDPHSLVLSRAGQARVAGMGGIVCSAAEAAEVREVVGPDMAIVTPGIRPTGSDKGDQKRVMTPFDALKAGSTHLVVGRPIVKAPDPKEAARAVLNEMVSALWPANR, encoded by the coding sequence ATGGATGCACGCGAGCGGTTGATCGTCGGCCTGGATGTCCCAACGATCGGCGAGGCAGAAGGACTGGTTTCCACGCTCGGCGACGACATTCTCTTCTATAAGATCGGTTATCAGCTGGTCTTTGCCGGCGGCCTCGAATTCGCCCGCGACCTTGCCGCAAGCGGCAAGAAGATCTTTCTCGACATGAAACTGCTCGACATCGACAACACGGTCGCGTCAGGCGTCGAGAATATCGCCAAGATGGGCATGTCGATGCTGACGCTGCATGCCTATCCGAAGGCGATGCGGGCGGCGGTGGAGGCGGCGGCCGGCTCCGGTCTCTGCCTGCTCGGCGTCACCGTGCTGACCTCGATGGATGCCGAGGACCTTGCCGAGGCCGGCTACAGCCAGGACCCGCACAGCCTGGTGCTCAGTCGCGCCGGACAGGCGCGCGTCGCCGGCATGGGCGGCATCGTCTGCTCGGCGGCGGAGGCGGCCGAGGTGCGGGAGGTCGTCGGTCCCGACATGGCGATCGTCACGCCCGGCATTCGCCCGACCGGCAGCGACAAGGGCGACCAGAAGCGGGTGATGACGCCGTTCGATGCGCTGAAGGCGGGATCAACCCATCTCGTCGTCGGCCGGCCGATCGTCAAGGCGCCCGATCCGAAAGAGGCGGCCCGCGCCGTCCTCAACGAGATGGTGAGCGCGCTCTGGCCGGCAAACCGCTGA
- a CDS encoding DUF1330 domain-containing protein codes for MAKAYWIARVDVLDAERYKDYVAAAKPAFERYGANFLARGGAITELEGKARARNVVIEFASMQHAVDCYNSPEYQIAAKIRQEVADAEMVVVEGV; via the coding sequence ATGGCCAAGGCATATTGGATCGCCCGCGTCGACGTTCTTGACGCCGAGCGCTACAAGGATTACGTGGCGGCGGCCAAACCGGCCTTCGAAAGATACGGCGCGAATTTCCTGGCGCGCGGCGGCGCCATCACCGAGCTCGAGGGCAAGGCGCGCGCCCGCAACGTCGTGATAGAATTCGCGTCGATGCAGCATGCGGTCGACTGCTACAACTCGCCGGAATACCAGATCGCCGCGAAAATCCGCCAGGAGGTGGCGGATGCGGAAATGGTGGTCGTCGAAGGCGTCTGA
- a CDS encoding complex I NDUFA9 subunit family protein, whose product MTLANLPPLVTVFGGSGFVGRHVVRALAKRGYRIRVAVRRPDLAGFLQPLGNVGQISFVQANLRYRNSIDRAVEGASHVINCVGILHQTGRNTFDAVQEFGGRAVAEAARNAGATLTHISAIGADANSDSDYGRTKGRAEAAILSIKSDAVIFRPSIVFGPEDSFFNKFADMARMSPVLPLVGGGRTKFQPVYVEDVAEAVARAVDGKVAGGKIYELGGPEVLSFRECLEMMLKVTSRKNPLVSLPFGLASLIGSIASLIPFVTPPITPDQVRLLKRDNVVSPEAEAEGRTLKGLGITPTMPASVLGSYLVQYRPHGQYTGSGKAA is encoded by the coding sequence ATGACCCTTGCCAACCTGCCGCCGCTCGTCACCGTGTTCGGAGGCTCCGGCTTCGTGGGCAGGCACGTGGTGCGGGCGCTCGCCAAGCGCGGCTATCGCATCCGGGTCGCCGTGCGCCGACCTGATCTCGCCGGCTTCCTGCAGCCGCTCGGCAATGTCGGCCAGATTTCCTTCGTGCAGGCGAACCTGCGCTATCGCAACTCGATCGACCGTGCCGTCGAGGGCGCCAGCCACGTCATCAACTGCGTCGGCATTCTGCATCAGACCGGCCGCAACACTTTCGACGCGGTACAGGAATTCGGCGGACGTGCGGTTGCAGAAGCGGCGCGCAATGCCGGCGCGACTCTCACCCATATTTCGGCGATCGGCGCCGACGCCAATTCCGATTCGGATTATGGCCGCACCAAAGGCCGCGCGGAAGCGGCCATTCTCTCCATCAAGTCCGATGCGGTGATCTTCCGTCCGTCGATCGTCTTCGGACCGGAGGACAGCTTCTTCAACAAGTTTGCCGACATGGCGCGCATGTCGCCTGTCCTGCCGCTGGTCGGCGGCGGCAGGACGAAATTCCAGCCTGTTTATGTCGAGGACGTCGCCGAGGCGGTCGCCCGCGCCGTCGACGGCAAGGTTGCCGGCGGCAAGATCTATGAGCTCGGCGGACCCGAGGTGCTGAGCTTCCGCGAATGTCTCGAGATGATGCTGAAGGTGACGAGCCGCAAGAACCCGCTGGTGTCCCTGCCCTTCGGCCTGGCTTCGCTGATCGGCAGCATCGCCTCGCTGATCCCCTTTGTGACACCGCCGATCACGCCGGACCAGGTGCGCCTGCTCAAGCGCGACAACGTCGTATCCCCAGAGGCCGAGGCGGAAGGCCGCACATTGAAGGGACTCGGCATTACGCCCACCATGCCGGCATCGGTGCTCGGCTCCTATCTCGTGCAGTACCGTCCGCACGGCCAGTATACCGGCTCCGGCAAGGCCGCCTGA
- a CDS encoding undecaprenyl-diphosphate phosphatase, translating to MDYINAAILGVIEGITEFLPISSTGHLIIAEQWLGHRSDMFNIVIQAGAILAVTIIYWRRLLDLVLGWREPENRDYASKLIVAFLITAILGLAVKKLGFELPETATPIAWALIIGGIWMIFAEWAAARRPPHKQITWLVSILVGIAQIVAGVFPGTSRSGATIFVALLAGTGNRAAATEFAFLVGIPTMYAASGYELLKTFKDGGAAGEDWTALAIAFVVSTIVAFIAVKWLLAYIRSNRFTLFAIYRIILGVLLLGMAATGMIA from the coding sequence ATGGACTATATCAATGCCGCCATTCTCGGTGTCATCGAGGGGATCACCGAGTTTCTGCCGATCTCCAGCACCGGCCATCTCATCATTGCGGAGCAATGGCTCGGCCACCGGTCGGACATGTTCAACATCGTCATTCAGGCGGGCGCCATCCTTGCCGTCACGATCATCTACTGGCGCCGCCTGCTGGATCTGGTGCTTGGCTGGCGCGAGCCCGAGAATCGGGACTATGCCTCCAAACTGATCGTCGCATTTCTCATCACCGCAATCCTCGGCCTCGCCGTCAAGAAGCTCGGCTTTGAACTTCCCGAGACCGCGACGCCGATCGCCTGGGCGCTCATCATCGGCGGCATCTGGATGATCTTTGCCGAATGGGCCGCCGCGCGCCGGCCGCCGCATAAGCAGATCACCTGGCTTGTCTCTATTCTGGTCGGCATCGCCCAGATCGTTGCCGGCGTCTTTCCGGGGACGTCACGCTCCGGCGCCACGATTTTCGTCGCCCTGCTGGCCGGCACCGGCAATCGCGCCGCGGCGACCGAATTTGCCTTTCTCGTCGGCATCCCTACGATGTATGCCGCAAGCGGCTATGAGTTGCTGAAGACCTTCAAGGATGGCGGCGCGGCAGGTGAAGACTGGACGGCGCTCGCCATCGCGTTCGTGGTCTCCACGATCGTCGCTTTCATCGCCGTCAAATGGCTGCTCGCCTATATAAGGAGCAACCGCTTCACGCTCTTTGCCATCTACCGCATCATTCTCGGCGTCCTGCTGCTCGGCATGGCCGCGACCGGCATGATCGCCTGA
- a CDS encoding glutathione S-transferase family protein translates to MPTLYHHPMSSASRFVRLILAEYGYQADLIEEQTWEKRRDFLALNPAGTLPVYVDDSMRALCGASVISEYLDETHGVLKRDRRLLAEDPFQRAEIRRLSEWFMQKMENDVTKPLARERVYKLQMTADQGGGAPDSKILRTARANIRQHMRYLTWLAGSRQWLAGERMSYADLAAAASISILDYLGEIEWAEAPVVKEWYQRLKSRPSFRPMLTERVRGLTPVSHYADLDF, encoded by the coding sequence ATGCCCACGCTTTATCATCATCCCATGTCCTCCGCATCTCGCTTCGTCCGGCTGATCCTGGCGGAATACGGCTATCAGGCGGATCTGATCGAAGAGCAGACATGGGAGAAGCGCCGCGATTTCCTGGCGCTCAATCCGGCCGGTACGCTGCCGGTCTATGTCGACGACAGCATGCGTGCGCTCTGTGGCGCGAGCGTCATTTCCGAATATCTGGACGAGACGCACGGGGTCTTGAAGCGCGACCGGCGGCTGCTCGCCGAGGATCCGTTCCAGCGGGCGGAAATCCGCCGGCTGAGCGAATGGTTCATGCAGAAAATGGAAAACGACGTGACGAAGCCGCTCGCCCGCGAGCGTGTCTACAAGTTGCAGATGACCGCCGATCAGGGCGGCGGAGCGCCGGATTCGAAGATTTTGCGCACGGCCCGCGCGAATATCCGCCAGCATATGCGTTATCTCACCTGGCTTGCCGGCTCGCGTCAGTGGCTGGCGGGCGAGCGGATGAGCTATGCCGACCTTGCCGCCGCCGCCTCGATCTCGATCCTCGATTATCTCGGCGAGATCGAGTGGGCCGAGGCTCCGGTCGTCAAGGAATGGTACCAGCGGCTGAAATCGCGCCCCTCCTTCCGGCCGATGCTGACCGAGCGGGTGCGCGGCCTGACCCCGGTTTCGCATTATGCCGATCTGGATTTCTGA
- the queG gene encoding tRNA epoxyqueuosine(34) reductase QueG — MPDNDDKERRRRDNLTEFVRAESAAKGFDLCRITRPDAIPEAKQRLGEFIDAGRHGTMEWMAETRERRGDPLTLWSEVRSVVVFGLNYAPEEDPRDVLGKPDRAAISVYARNRDYHDIIKGRLKEIATRFAARAGADVKVFVDTAPVMEKPLAAAAGIGWQGKHTNLVSRTRGSWLFLGSMFTTADLAVDAPEIDHCGSCRACLDVCPTAAFPAPYQIDARRCISYLTIEHKGPIDPDLRVLIGNRIYGCDDCLAACPWNKFASSASEMKLQAREELKEPSIAFLLTLDDAAFRAFFSGSPVKRIGRDRFIRNVLIAAGNSGETALIAQCRALAGDSAPAVRGMAVWALSRLMEAGEFSAFAAQRTDESDENVLNEWRLAGVG, encoded by the coding sequence ATGCCCGACAATGATGACAAAGAGCGCCGCCGCCGCGACAATTTGACCGAGTTCGTCCGGGCGGAATCTGCCGCCAAGGGCTTCGATCTCTGCCGCATCACCCGCCCTGACGCGATCCCCGAAGCCAAACAGCGTCTCGGTGAGTTCATCGATGCCGGACGCCACGGGACGATGGAGTGGATGGCGGAGACGCGCGAGCGGCGCGGCGATCCGCTGACGCTCTGGAGCGAGGTCCGGTCCGTCGTCGTCTTCGGCCTCAATTATGCTCCGGAGGAGGACCCGCGCGACGTCCTCGGCAAGCCGGACAGGGCGGCAATCTCCGTCTACGCCCGCAATCGCGATTATCACGACATCATCAAGGGCCGGCTGAAGGAGATCGCCACACGCTTTGCCGCACGCGCCGGCGCCGATGTGAAGGTGTTCGTCGACACCGCGCCAGTGATGGAAAAGCCGTTGGCGGCGGCGGCCGGTATCGGCTGGCAGGGCAAACACACCAATCTCGTCAGCCGCACACGAGGCTCCTGGCTGTTTCTCGGCTCGATGTTCACCACCGCCGATCTTGCCGTCGACGCGCCGGAGATCGATCATTGCGGCTCCTGCCGCGCCTGTCTCGATGTCTGTCCGACCGCCGCCTTCCCGGCGCCCTACCAGATCGACGCGCGGCGCTGCATCTCCTATCTCACCATCGAACACAAGGGACCAATCGACCCCGACCTGCGGGTGCTGATCGGCAACCGCATCTATGGCTGCGACGACTGTCTCGCCGCCTGTCCCTGGAACAAGTTCGCAAGCTCCGCCTCCGAAATGAAGTTGCAGGCGCGCGAAGAGCTGAAGGAGCCGTCGATTGCCTTTCTGCTGACGCTGGACGATGCCGCCTTCCGCGCCTTCTTCAGTGGTTCGCCGGTCAAACGGATCGGTCGCGACCGTTTCATCCGCAACGTGCTGATCGCTGCCGGCAATTCCGGCGAGACGGCGCTCATTGCGCAATGTCGTGCGCTCGCCGGCGATTCCGCCCCGGCGGTCCGCGGCATGGCTGTCTGGGCGCTTTCCCGGCTGATGGAGGCTGGCGAATTCTCCGCCTTTGCCGCACAAAGGACCGACGAGAGCGACGAAAATGTGCTGAACGAATGGCGGCTGGCGGGAGTGGGCTGA
- a CDS encoding SDR family oxidoreductase, whose product MHVMIFGCGYSGTAIAKAFAGDGVRVSGTTRSAEKMEALRRAGIEAFLFDGETMEEELVRALADVTHVVQSIAPGKADPLLGLLNKNGASLLPRLEWIGYLSTVGVYGDHQGAWVSEDTPCLPVSGRSKERLEAEEGWLAMGRERGVPAAVLRLSGIYGPGRNAFCNLEKGTARRLIKKDQVFNRIRVEDIGAAARFLSERGLGGIYNITDDRPGPPQDVIVEAARLMGVEPPPEQAFETAELTPMARSFYGENKRVSNAKLKAAGFEFSFPNYPMSLAQLWLDRRWRG is encoded by the coding sequence ATGCATGTGATGATCTTTGGCTGCGGTTATTCCGGCACGGCAATCGCCAAGGCCTTCGCCGGCGACGGCGTGCGGGTGTCCGGAACGACCCGTTCCGCAGAGAAGATGGAAGCGCTCCGCCGCGCCGGCATCGAGGCATTCCTGTTCGATGGCGAGACGATGGAAGAGGAACTCGTCCGGGCTTTGGCCGATGTCACCCATGTCGTGCAGTCGATCGCGCCTGGAAAGGCCGATCCGTTGCTGGGACTGCTCAATAAAAACGGCGCGAGCCTGCTGCCGAGGCTCGAATGGATCGGCTATCTCTCCACCGTCGGCGTCTATGGCGATCACCAGGGCGCCTGGGTAAGCGAAGACACGCCGTGCCTGCCGGTTTCCGGGCGGTCGAAGGAGCGGCTTGAGGCCGAAGAGGGCTGGCTGGCAATGGGCCGCGAGCGTGGCGTGCCGGCGGCGGTGCTGCGTCTTTCCGGCATCTATGGGCCGGGGCGCAACGCCTTCTGCAATCTCGAAAAGGGCACGGCGCGGCGGCTGATCAAGAAGGACCAGGTCTTCAACCGCATCCGCGTCGAGGATATCGGCGCGGCGGCGCGCTTCCTGTCGGAGCGCGGCCTCGGCGGCATCTATAATATCACCGACGACCGACCGGGGCCGCCGCAGGACGTGATCGTCGAGGCGGCACGGCTGATGGGCGTCGAACCGCCTCCGGAACAGGCCTTCGAAACCGCCGAGCTGACGCCGATGGCGCGTTCTTTCTACGGCGAGAACAAGCGGGTTTCCAACGCAAAACTGAAGGCGGCCGGTTTCGAATTCTCATTCCCGAACTATCCGATGTCGCTTGCACAATTGTGGCTGGACAGGCGCTGGCGCGGTTAG
- a CDS encoding septal ring lytic transglycosylase RlpA family protein — protein MKKISRSIIAAATIAACSSLLPAEGFAANGCGGASWYALHSKTASGERMNPAVLTAAHRSLAFGTKVKVTNRNNGRTVVVRINDRGPFIRGRVLDLSRAAAQNIGMVSSGTAKVCYQVIS, from the coding sequence TTGAAGAAAATCAGCCGTTCTATTATCGCTGCGGCAACTATTGCGGCCTGCTCTTCCCTGCTTCCGGCGGAAGGTTTTGCTGCAAATGGCTGCGGCGGTGCTTCATGGTACGCTCTTCACTCCAAAACTGCTTCCGGAGAACGTATGAACCCCGCCGTCTTGACTGCCGCGCATCGTTCGCTCGCATTCGGCACCAAGGTCAAGGTCACCAACCGCAACAATGGCCGCACCGTCGTCGTTCGCATCAATGATCGCGGTCCGTTCATCCGCGGCCGTGTGCTCGATCTGTCGCGCGCCGCCGCACAGAATATCGGCATGGTGAGCTCCGGCACGGCGAAGGTCTGCTACCAGGTGATCAGCTAA
- a CDS encoding RsmB/NOP family class I SAM-dependent RNA methyltransferase produces the protein MRLGGRLEGAISVLADIDARKRPVADALKDWGLAHRFAGSGDRAAIGNIVYDALRMRLSHAWLMNDDSAAAIAHAVMFRQWGFTPDSLAAELADDKFAPAPLSPEAAAAFASRSLEDAPPHIRGDIPEWVQSSFEQAFGAGWLAEAQALAARPTLDLRANILKASRDKAVKALERAGAHAAKIARYGIRIAAGEGASRLPNVTAELSFQKGWFEVQDEGSQIVADLVLAREGEQILDYCAGGGGKTLAMAAAMQNKGQVHAYDADRKRLAPIIERLKRAGTRNVQVHDDARGLSGLAGRCDKVLVDAPCTGTGTWRRRPDTKWRLTAKNLDERTAQQQDALAQASGFVKPGGELIYVTCSVLPQENEEQVRRFTAGNPDFEIVGALPAWDGLFGKQAPRPHSSDGLTVTLTPASTDTDGFFFCRMQRKG, from the coding sequence ATGCGTCTGGGCGGCCGCCTCGAAGGGGCGATTTCTGTGCTCGCGGACATTGATGCCCGCAAGCGACCCGTCGCCGACGCACTCAAGGACTGGGGCCTTGCCCATCGCTTCGCCGGTTCCGGCGATCGTGCGGCAATCGGCAACATCGTCTACGACGCCTTGCGCATGCGGCTTTCGCATGCCTGGCTGATGAATGACGACAGCGCTGCGGCCATTGCCCACGCCGTCATGTTCCGTCAATGGGGCTTCACCCCAGACAGTCTTGCCGCCGAACTCGCCGACGACAAGTTCGCGCCGGCGCCGCTTTCACCCGAGGCCGCAGCCGCCTTTGCAAGCCGCTCGCTCGAGGACGCGCCGCCGCATATCCGCGGCGATATTCCCGAATGGGTGCAATCCTCCTTCGAACAGGCTTTCGGCGCCGGCTGGCTCGCCGAAGCACAGGCGCTTGCCGCCCGCCCGACGCTTGATCTGCGCGCCAACATCCTGAAGGCTTCGCGCGACAAGGCGGTCAAGGCGCTCGAAAGAGCCGGCGCGCATGCCGCGAAGATCGCCCGCTACGGCATCCGGATTGCCGCCGGCGAAGGCGCCTCGCGTCTTCCCAACGTGACAGCCGAGCTTTCGTTCCAGAAAGGCTGGTTCGAAGTTCAGGACGAAGGTTCGCAGATCGTCGCCGATCTGGTGCTCGCGCGCGAGGGCGAACAGATCCTCGATTATTGCGCCGGCGGCGGCGGCAAGACGCTCGCCATGGCCGCCGCCATGCAGAACAAGGGTCAGGTGCACGCCTATGACGCCGACCGCAAACGGCTGGCGCCGATCATTGAGCGGCTGAAGCGGGCAGGCACGCGCAATGTCCAGGTGCATGACGACGCCAGGGGGCTGTCGGGTCTTGCCGGGCGCTGCGACAAGGTGCTGGTCGACGCGCCCTGCACCGGCACCGGCACATGGCGCCGCCGCCCCGACACGAAATGGCGGCTGACGGCGAAGAACCTCGACGAACGCACCGCCCAGCAGCAGGACGCGCTGGCGCAGGCGAGCGGCTTCGTCAAACCGGGCGGCGAACTGATCTATGTCACCTGCTCGGTGCTGCCGCAGGAAAATGAGGAACAGGTGCGCCGCTTTACGGCCGGGAACCCTGATTTTGAGATCGTCGGCGCCCTGCCCGCCTGGGACGGCCTGTTCGGAAAGCAGGCGCCGCGTCCGCACTCTTCCGATGGCCTGACCGTGACGCTGACGCCCGCCTCCACCGACACGGACGGCTTCTTCTTCTGCCGCATGCAGCGGAAGGGCTGA